One Amycolatopsis thermophila DNA segment encodes these proteins:
- a CDS encoding DUF4260 family protein: MKRIAWAVAAAFLLAFAVFEAVEHGGWTVGAVLLGLIGPDLTFLAGIGAPPAGRGILPRRVVPFYNAAHHWASPVLFLVVFSFVPNTFPLALAWLAHIAVDRVFGYGLRTADGRQRAAA, encoded by the coding sequence GTGAAGCGCATCGCCTGGGCCGTCGCCGCCGCCTTCCTGCTCGCGTTCGCCGTGTTCGAGGCCGTCGAGCACGGCGGGTGGACCGTCGGCGCCGTGCTGCTGGGCCTGATCGGGCCGGACCTGACGTTCCTGGCCGGGATCGGTGCCCCACCGGCCGGTCGCGGCATCCTGCCGCGGCGGGTCGTGCCGTTCTACAACGCCGCCCACCATTGGGCGTCGCCCGTGCTGTTCCTCGTGGTCTTCAGCTTCGTCCCGAACACCTTCCCCCTCGCCCTGGCCTGGCTCGCACACATCGCCGTGGACCGCGTCTTCGGTTACGGCCTGCGCACCGCCGACGGCCGTCAGCGAGCCGCCGCGTAA
- a CDS encoding Rne/Rng family ribonuclease — MSNADTPAENTGGNTALPATGPLGELPPRVRVHALAKLLGSNSRVVLAKLTELGETARSAQSSVPREVAVKVAEALAPAEEQAAGEAAAPGAVAPAEDAARAPDTVPESTPEPVVETPAEPEAPVAQASTEQPATQAAATQAPATQARAGRKAAERATQAPAEQPATQARAGQKAPETPVENAAAQAPAGRKAAEPAAQASAEQAAARAAASQPAASETAGQAPADQPAARSKGEQQPAARAGRPSAKPELKAVPPTAEPEPAADPAAPPEPKRAVHMPVFAAPSPVFLPPEATAAEEPVRAKPAEEPQRDEDADDADGEDATGRRRRRRGRRGRGRGKGGDENATETTETDEAKPAEETARAEDEDTAEEAEPSDESDEGEGSSRRRRRRRRRKGSDGDNAENTNDDPPNTVVHVRETKAEEKSTSSSDGVRSVRGSTRLEAKRQRRRDGREAGRRRAPILSEAEFLARRESVERTMVVAERGEHTQIGVLEDGVLVEHFVTSQGSGSIVGNVYLGRVQNVLPSMEAAFVDIGRGRNAVLYAGEVDWDAAGLEGKSRKIEQALSTGDNVLVQVTKDPVGHKGARLTTQISLPGRFLVYMPSGGATGISRKLPENERRRLKDILKRIVPEDAGVIIRTASEGISEEELERDVRRLKAQWEVVKEKADSAAGGKKSSAPVMLYEEPDLLVKVIRDLFTEDFAKLEVQGDTAWETIRAYVEHVAPDLTPRLKRYVGTGDVLAEHRIDEQITKALDRKVWLPSGGYLVIDRTEAMTVIDVNTGKFTGSGGNLEETVTRNNLESAEEIVRQLRLRDIGGIIVIDFIDMVLESNRELVLKRLTECLGRDRTRHQVAEVTSLGLVQMTRKKIGTGLLEAFSTTCEHCKGRGVIVSTEPVKSGNGGGNGHQHGGGGGGSRRSRGRAKAEEQPAETPKSPEPSPVQRESTISAVEAMAKAAKIASTKTEGDEKHEAEADSGALDGAAPEAASPAETKAEAAAPAARSEGTAAADRSTAAAAVPAAQREGRTSSTQPEAAGQPAGGTPSGRAAAAEPAAGSPAAAAAPAGGTSSARPDTAARSQDAVPADNTAQAESAAQTGTGEQPAPEKSGAKPSRARRVARRPAAPPEPATSAEVAAPATSATEQAAKPAEQAAKPAEQAAKPAEQAAQPTEQTAQPAEQTAQPAEQPVEGAETSPEVDVPTPATRTTRRRPRRAASRPAGPPVHATDQS; from the coding sequence ATGTCGAACGCGGACACACCCGCCGAGAACACCGGCGGGAACACCGCCCTACCCGCAACCGGCCCGCTGGGCGAGTTGCCGCCCCGGGTCAGGGTTCACGCACTGGCGAAGCTGCTCGGCTCCAACAGCCGGGTCGTGCTCGCCAAGCTCACCGAACTGGGTGAGACCGCCCGCAGCGCGCAGTCGAGCGTGCCGCGTGAGGTCGCGGTCAAGGTCGCCGAGGCGCTCGCACCGGCGGAGGAGCAGGCCGCCGGCGAGGCGGCTGCGCCCGGGGCGGTCGCCCCCGCCGAGGACGCGGCGCGGGCCCCGGACACGGTGCCGGAGAGCACGCCGGAACCGGTCGTCGAGACCCCGGCCGAGCCGGAGGCGCCCGTCGCCCAGGCTTCCACCGAGCAGCCCGCCACCCAGGCGGCCGCCACCCAGGCCCCCGCCACCCAGGCGCGTGCCGGTCGGAAGGCCGCGGAGCGGGCCACCCAGGCCCCCGCCGAGCAGCCCGCCACCCAGGCGCGCGCCGGGCAGAAGGCCCCGGAGACTCCCGTCGAGAACGCCGCCGCCCAGGCTCCCGCTGGGCGGAAGGCCGCGGAGCCCGCCGCCCAGGCCTCGGCTGAACAGGCCGCCGCTCGAGCTGCGGCAAGCCAGCCGGCCGCGTCCGAGACGGCTGGCCAGGCGCCCGCCGACCAGCCCGCCGCCCGCAGCAAGGGCGAGCAGCAGCCCGCAGCGCGCGCCGGCCGGCCCTCGGCGAAGCCCGAGCTCAAGGCCGTCCCGCCGACCGCGGAGCCGGAGCCGGCCGCGGACCCGGCGGCCCCGCCGGAGCCCAAGCGCGCCGTCCACATGCCGGTCTTCGCGGCCCCGTCGCCGGTGTTCCTGCCGCCCGAGGCCACCGCCGCGGAGGAACCCGTCCGGGCCAAGCCGGCCGAGGAGCCCCAGCGCGACGAGGACGCCGACGACGCCGACGGCGAGGACGCCACCGGCCGCCGCCGCCGTCGTCGTGGCCGCCGCGGCCGTGGCCGGGGCAAGGGCGGCGACGAGAACGCCACCGAGACCACCGAGACCGACGAGGCCAAGCCGGCCGAGGAGACCGCCAGGGCCGAGGACGAGGACACCGCCGAGGAGGCGGAGCCCTCCGACGAGAGCGACGAGGGCGAGGGTTCGAGCCGCCGCCGTCGCCGCCGTCGCCGCCGCAAGGGCTCCGACGGTGACAACGCCGAGAACACCAACGACGACCCGCCGAACACCGTCGTCCACGTCCGCGAGACGAAGGCCGAGGAGAAGAGCACCAGCAGCTCGGACGGTGTCCGCAGCGTCCGCGGCTCGACGCGGCTGGAGGCCAAGCGCCAGCGCCGCCGCGACGGCCGCGAGGCGGGCCGCCGCCGCGCGCCGATCCTGTCCGAGGCCGAGTTCCTGGCCCGGCGTGAGTCGGTCGAGCGCACGATGGTCGTCGCCGAGCGCGGCGAGCACACCCAGATCGGCGTCCTCGAGGACGGCGTCCTGGTCGAGCACTTCGTGACCTCGCAGGGCAGCGGTTCGATCGTCGGCAACGTCTACCTGGGTCGCGTGCAGAACGTCCTGCCCTCGATGGAGGCCGCGTTCGTCGACATCGGCCGCGGTCGCAACGCCGTGCTGTACGCCGGTGAGGTCGACTGGGACGCCGCCGGACTGGAGGGCAAGTCCCGCAAGATCGAGCAGGCCCTGTCCACCGGCGACAACGTGCTGGTGCAGGTCACCAAGGACCCGGTCGGGCACAAGGGCGCCCGGCTGACCACCCAGATCTCCCTGCCCGGCCGCTTCCTGGTCTACATGCCCTCGGGCGGCGCGACCGGGATCTCCCGCAAGCTGCCGGAGAACGAGCGGCGGCGGCTCAAGGACATCCTCAAGCGGATCGTCCCCGAGGACGCGGGCGTGATCATCCGCACCGCCTCGGAGGGCATCAGCGAGGAGGAGCTGGAGCGCGACGTCCGGCGCCTGAAGGCGCAGTGGGAGGTCGTCAAGGAGAAGGCCGACTCCGCCGCGGGTGGGAAGAAGTCGTCCGCTCCGGTGATGCTCTACGAGGAGCCGGACCTGCTGGTCAAGGTGATCCGCGACCTGTTCACCGAGGACTTCGCGAAGCTGGAGGTCCAGGGCGACACGGCGTGGGAGACCATCCGCGCCTACGTCGAGCACGTCGCGCCGGACCTGACCCCGCGGCTCAAGCGCTACGTCGGCACCGGTGACGTGCTCGCCGAGCACCGCATCGACGAGCAGATCACCAAGGCGCTGGACCGCAAGGTGTGGCTGCCCTCGGGCGGGTACCTGGTGATCGACCGCACCGAGGCGATGACGGTCATCGACGTCAACACCGGCAAGTTCACCGGGTCGGGCGGCAACCTCGAGGAGACGGTCACCCGCAACAACCTCGAGTCGGCCGAGGAGATCGTCCGCCAGCTGCGGCTGCGCGACATCGGCGGCATCATCGTCATCGACTTCATCGACATGGTGCTGGAGTCCAACCGCGAGCTGGTGCTCAAGCGGCTCACCGAGTGCCTGGGCCGCGACCGCACCCGGCACCAGGTGGCGGAGGTCACGTCGCTGGGCCTGGTGCAGATGACCCGCAAGAAGATCGGCACGGGGCTGCTCGAGGCGTTCTCCACCACGTGTGAGCACTGCAAGGGCCGCGGCGTGATCGTCTCGACCGAGCCGGTGAAGTCCGGCAACGGCGGCGGCAACGGTCACCAGCACGGCGGTGGTGGCGGCGGTTCGCGCCGGTCCCGTGGCCGCGCGAAGGCGGAGGAGCAGCCGGCGGAGACGCCGAAGAGCCCCGAGCCGTCCCCGGTGCAGCGGGAGAGCACGATCTCGGCGGTCGAGGCGATGGCCAAGGCCGCGAAGATCGCCTCGACGAAGACCGAGGGTGACGAGAAACACGAGGCCGAGGCCGACAGCGGCGCTCTGGACGGCGCCGCCCCGGAAGCCGCTTCGCCGGCCGAAACCAAGGCTGAGGCCGCGGCTCCGGCCGCCCGGTCCGAGGGCACTGCCGCCGCGGACCGGTCGACGGCCGCTGCCGCCGTTCCCGCTGCTCAGCGCGAGGGCCGTACCTCGTCGACGCAGCCGGAGGCCGCCGGTCAGCCCGCGGGAGGTACCCCGTCGGGCCGGGCCGCGGCCGCTGAGCCTGCTGCCGGGTCTCCGGCCGCCGCGGCGGCTCCCGCCGGGGGCACCTCGTCGGCCCGGCCCGACACCGCTGCGCGCTCGCAGGATGCCGTTCCGGCGGACAACACCGCGCAGGCCGAGTCCGCGGCGCAGACCGGCACCGGCGAGCAGCCGGCGCCGGAGAAGTCCGGGGCGAAGCCGTCCCGGGCCCGCCGCGTCGCCCGCAGGCCCGCCGCGCCTCCCGAGCCCGCCACCTCGGCGGAGGTGGCCGCCCCGGCCACCAGTGCGACCGAGCAGGCTGCCAAGCCCGCTGAGCAGGCTGCCAAGCCCGCTGAGCAGGCTGCCAAGCCCGCTGAGCAGGCTGCTCAGCCCACTGAGCAGACCGCTCAGCCCGCGGAGCAGACCGCTCAGCCCGCGGAGCAGCCTGTTGAGGGCGCCGAGACCTCCCCGGAGGTCGACGTGCCCACCCCGGCCACCCGGACGACCCGCCGGCGCCCGCGCCGCGCGGCCTCCCGTCCGGCAGGCCCTCCGGTCCACGCGACGGACCAGAGCTGA
- the ndk gene encoding nucleoside-diphosphate kinase: MSERTLVLVKPDGVQRGLVGEVISRIERKGLKLAALELRTVERSVAEEHYAEHKDKPFFGDLLEFITSGPVVAIAVEGVRAIAAFRQLAGGTDPVEKATPGTLRGDYGLETQFNLVHGSDSPESAERELKLWFPDL, encoded by the coding sequence GTGAGTGAACGCACGCTGGTCCTGGTCAAGCCCGACGGCGTACAGCGCGGCCTCGTCGGCGAGGTCATTTCGCGCATCGAGCGCAAGGGGCTGAAGCTGGCCGCGCTGGAGCTGCGCACCGTCGAGCGTTCGGTCGCCGAGGAGCACTACGCCGAGCACAAGGACAAGCCGTTCTTCGGCGACCTGCTGGAGTTCATCACCTCCGGCCCGGTCGTCGCGATCGCCGTCGAGGGCGTGCGGGCCATCGCGGCCTTCCGCCAGCTGGCCGGCGGCACCGACCCGGTGGAGAAGGCCACTCCCGGCACGCTGCGCGGGGACTACGGCCTGGAGACCCAGTTCAACCTGGTGCACGGCTCGGACTCGCCCGAGTCGGCCGAGCGCGAGCTGAAGCTCTGGTTCCCCGACCTGTGA
- a CDS encoding alkaline phosphatase D family protein, translating to MTEQTRRSALRTGLAGAGVLAAGVLAGPLASATTLVRTDRPVLTHGIQSGDVTPTSGLVWTRADRPSRMVVEISRDPSFRNARTVRGPLLTPDTGGTGKLRISALAPGTEVHYRVTAESLDGRVRSEPLAGTFKTAPVGRSDVRLTWSGDVVGQGWGINPDIGGLTAYSAMLARKPDLFLHSGDTVYADGPLTESVTLPDGRVWRNIVTPEKSKVAETLDEYRGQFAYNMLDDNVRAFTAATASYVQWDDHEVTNNWYPGEILDLPQYTEKRVDVLAARAFRAFHEWQPIDPKRAVDGRVYRSFTYGSRLEVFVLDMRSYKDANTADQTRPGHILGEKQAQWLVDGLSRSRATWKIVQADLPIGLAVLDGTGIEGVANNRPGAPAGRESEIAWVLRELAKRKVRNTVWLTADVHYTAAHHYSPDRAAVQDFDPFWEFVSGPLHAGAFGPNTLDPTFGPEAVFVHAPPAANTSPMGGFQHFGEINIDGGTGELRVDLRDGTGAALWSTTLEPRR from the coding sequence ATGACCGAACAGACGCGACGCTCCGCCCTCAGAACCGGCCTCGCCGGCGCCGGTGTCCTGGCCGCCGGTGTCCTGGCCGGCCCCCTGGCGAGCGCCACCACCCTCGTCCGCACGGACCGCCCGGTGCTCACCCACGGCATCCAGTCCGGCGACGTGACCCCCACCTCCGGACTGGTCTGGACCCGCGCCGACCGGCCGTCCCGGATGGTCGTCGAGATCTCCCGCGACCCGTCCTTCCGCAACGCCCGCACCGTGCGCGGTCCGCTGCTCACCCCGGACACCGGCGGCACCGGCAAGCTGCGGATCTCCGCGCTCGCCCCGGGCACCGAGGTGCACTACCGCGTCACCGCCGAATCCCTCGACGGCCGCGTGCGCAGCGAACCGTTGGCCGGCACCTTCAAGACCGCGCCCGTCGGGCGCAGCGACGTCCGGCTTACCTGGTCGGGCGACGTGGTCGGCCAGGGCTGGGGCATCAACCCCGACATCGGCGGCCTGACCGCCTACTCCGCGATGCTCGCCCGCAAGCCGGACCTGTTCCTGCACAGCGGCGACACGGTGTACGCCGACGGCCCGCTCACCGAGTCGGTCACCTTGCCCGACGGGCGGGTGTGGCGCAACATCGTCACCCCGGAGAAGTCGAAGGTCGCCGAAACCCTCGACGAGTACCGCGGGCAGTTCGCCTACAACATGCTCGACGACAACGTCCGCGCGTTCACCGCGGCGACCGCGAGCTACGTCCAGTGGGACGACCACGAGGTGACCAACAACTGGTACCCGGGCGAGATCCTGGATCTGCCGCAGTACACCGAAAAGCGCGTCGACGTCCTGGCCGCGCGCGCGTTCCGGGCCTTCCACGAATGGCAGCCGATCGACCCGAAGCGCGCGGTCGACGGCCGCGTCTACCGCAGCTTCACCTACGGCTCGCGGCTCGAGGTGTTCGTCCTGGACATGCGGAGCTACAAGGACGCCAACACCGCCGACCAGACCCGGCCCGGGCACATCCTCGGCGAGAAGCAGGCGCAGTGGCTCGTCGACGGCCTGTCCCGCAGCCGCGCGACGTGGAAGATCGTGCAGGCCGACCTGCCCATCGGGCTCGCGGTGCTCGACGGCACCGGCATCGAGGGCGTGGCGAACAACCGGCCCGGCGCGCCCGCCGGCCGGGAAAGCGAAATCGCCTGGGTCCTGCGTGAACTCGCGAAGCGCAAGGTGCGCAACACGGTGTGGCTGACCGCGGACGTGCACTACACCGCGGCCCACCACTATTCGCCGGACCGCGCGGCCGTGCAGGATTTCGACCCGTTCTGGGAATTCGTTTCCGGGCCACTGCACGCGGGTGCGTTCGGCCCGAACACGCTCGACCCGACCTTCGGCCCGGAGGCGGTTTTCGTGCACGCCCCGCCCGCGGCCAACACCTCGCCGATGGGCGGTTTCCAGCATTTCGGCGAAATCAACATCGACGGCGGCACGGGCGAACTGCGCGTCGATCTTCGTGACGGCACCGGCGCCGCGCTGTGGTCGACCACCCTGGAACCGCGGCGCTGA
- a CDS encoding ABC transporter permease gives MTVLTGPARRGVLLRVLPPGLYAGRASKIVERSVLAYSRMWLVFASGVLEPLFYLVAFQIGFGRLVGDATGPDGAPMSYVAFVAPALLASSAMNGAIFDSTFNVFFKFRYAKTYDAMLATPIGPLDIAIGEISWAVLRGGLYSVAFFVVMAVMGLVTSPWALLLIPVALLIALAFAAVGMTCATFLRSTSQFDYIQLAVVPMFLFSTTFYPLSVYPEVLRIVVQCSPLYHGIQLMRELAVGALHPGMIGHIAYLAALTALGIWGATRRLSGLLLR, from the coding sequence ATGACCGTGCTGACGGGACCCGCCCGCCGCGGCGTCCTGCTCCGGGTCCTCCCGCCCGGCCTTTACGCCGGCCGGGCGAGCAAGATCGTCGAGCGGTCGGTCCTCGCCTACTCGCGTATGTGGCTGGTGTTCGCCTCCGGGGTCCTGGAGCCGCTGTTCTACCTCGTCGCGTTCCAGATCGGCTTCGGCAGGCTGGTCGGCGACGCGACCGGTCCGGACGGCGCCCCGATGAGCTACGTCGCGTTCGTCGCGCCCGCCCTGCTGGCCTCGTCGGCGATGAACGGCGCGATCTTCGACAGCACGTTCAACGTGTTCTTCAAGTTCCGCTACGCCAAGACCTACGACGCGATGCTGGCGACTCCCATCGGCCCGCTGGACATCGCGATCGGCGAGATCTCCTGGGCGGTCCTGCGCGGCGGCCTCTACTCGGTGGCGTTCTTCGTAGTGATGGCCGTGATGGGGCTGGTCACGTCGCCGTGGGCGCTGCTGCTGATCCCGGTCGCGCTGCTGATCGCGCTCGCCTTCGCGGCGGTCGGCATGACGTGCGCGACCTTCCTGCGCTCGACGTCCCAGTTCGACTACATCCAGCTGGCCGTGGTGCCGATGTTCCTGTTCTCCACCACGTTCTACCCGCTGTCGGTGTACCCGGAGGTGCTGCGGATCGTCGTGCAGTGCTCGCCGCTCTACCACGGGATCCAGCTGATGCGGGAGCTGGCAGTGGGTGCCCTGCACCCCGGCATGATCGGCCACATCGCCTACCTGGCCGCGCTGACGGCGTTGGGAATCTGGGGCGCGACCCGCCGGCTGAGCGGACTGCTCCTGCGCTGA
- a CDS encoding IclR family transcriptional regulator: protein MTANDGDVPKSVLARGLRLLDAFEPADVELSLAELSARTGLPKATAHRLVAELVRWGGLEREGASYRLSMKLFELGQRVPRRRELREAALPYLQDLYEATHENIHLAVPDGCHTLFLEKVTGHRSTPIVSRVGGRMPVHCTATGKVFLALGPPEYFHRVTEAGLARRTPRTIVAPGLLRRDLDRAVERGYGVNHEEAELGVAAVAAPVFDRNRRLIAAVSITGSTARLDVERLAPAVRTAASALTRELAAP, encoded by the coding sequence ATGACCGCCAACGACGGCGACGTCCCGAAGTCCGTGCTGGCTCGCGGCCTGCGGCTGCTCGACGCGTTCGAACCTGCCGACGTCGAACTCTCCCTGGCCGAACTGTCCGCGCGCACCGGCCTGCCGAAGGCCACCGCCCACCGGCTGGTCGCCGAGCTCGTCCGGTGGGGCGGACTGGAGCGCGAGGGCGCCTCCTACCGCTTGAGCATGAAGCTCTTCGAGCTCGGCCAGCGCGTGCCCCGGCGCCGCGAGCTGCGTGAAGCCGCACTGCCGTACCTGCAGGACCTGTACGAGGCCACGCACGAGAACATCCACCTCGCCGTGCCGGACGGCTGCCACACGTTGTTCCTGGAGAAGGTCACCGGCCACCGGTCCACACCCATCGTCTCGCGCGTCGGCGGCCGCATGCCGGTGCACTGCACCGCGACCGGCAAGGTGTTCCTCGCGCTCGGGCCGCCGGAGTACTTCCACCGCGTCACCGAGGCCGGTCTCGCGCGCCGGACGCCCCGCACGATCGTCGCGCCGGGGTTGCTCAGGCGCGATCTCGACCGGGCCGTCGAGCGCGGGTACGGGGTCAACCACGAGGAAGCCGAGCTCGGTGTCGCCGCCGTGGCCGCCCCGGTGTTCGACCGGAACCGGCGCCTGATCGCGGCGGTGTCCATCACCGGGAGCACCGCGCGGCTCGACGTGGAGCGGCTCGCCCCGGCCGTGCGGACGGCCGCGTCCGCGTTGACCCGGGAACTGGCCGCGCCGTAA
- a CDS encoding ABC transporter permease, which translates to MSVVSTGRVVPAWQGAWLRVEGYWAWYRRYWKSNVYSTGLQPLLFLLAMGLGFGSQVQAGPATGGLSYVHYIAPALLVSAALQNAVGESTYPVLSGFKWQKDYLAVTATPVTPGQVLGGHLIWVTLRLLLSGAVYALIAIPFGAWLNAGAVLVVVVGAVTGLACAAPVTALAATTYDEGTRFNGVFRFVVMPMTLFAGTFFPVEQIPLALRWLAWISPLWHGNELARGVTLGGLRWWPALGHLAFLAALFAVGAYLAHHYFYRRLVV; encoded by the coding sequence ATGAGCGTGGTGTCGACGGGCCGGGTGGTGCCGGCGTGGCAGGGCGCGTGGTTGCGCGTCGAGGGCTACTGGGCGTGGTACCGGCGGTACTGGAAGTCCAATGTGTACTCGACCGGTCTGCAGCCGCTGCTGTTCCTGCTCGCGATGGGGCTGGGCTTCGGTTCCCAGGTGCAGGCGGGGCCCGCCACCGGCGGACTGTCCTATGTGCACTACATCGCGCCCGCGCTGCTGGTGTCGGCGGCGCTGCAGAACGCGGTGGGGGAGTCGACGTACCCGGTGCTGTCGGGGTTCAAGTGGCAGAAGGACTACCTGGCCGTCACGGCGACGCCGGTCACGCCCGGGCAGGTGCTGGGCGGGCACCTGATCTGGGTGACGTTGCGGCTGCTGCTGTCCGGTGCCGTGTACGCGCTGATCGCGATCCCGTTCGGGGCGTGGTTGAACGCGGGGGCCGTGCTGGTCGTGGTTGTGGGCGCCGTGACGGGTCTGGCGTGCGCCGCGCCGGTGACCGCACTGGCCGCGACGACCTACGACGAGGGCACGAGGTTCAACGGCGTGTTCCGGTTCGTGGTGATGCCGATGACGTTGTTCGCGGGCACGTTCTTCCCGGTCGAGCAGATCCCGCTCGCACTGCGGTGGCTGGCGTGGATTTCGCCCTTGTGGCACGGCAACGAACTGGCGCGGGGCGTCACCCTGGGCGGCCTGCGGTGGTGGCCCGCGCTCGGTCACCTGGCCTTCCTGGCGGCCCTCTTCGCCGTCGGGGCCTACCTGGCCCACCACTACTTCTACCGACGACTGGTGGTGTGA
- a CDS encoding ABC transporter ATP-binding protein, with amino-acid sequence MVQAKALVKRFGDFEAVRGIDVEVRRGEAFGFLGPNGAGKSSTMRMIASVSPRSDGDLTVLGMDPDIEGPRIRARLGVVPQQDNLDNELTVRQNLQVYGRYFGLSRAHVRRKAVELMEFAQLSDRAGDEVEPLSGGMKRRLTIARALVNDPELLLLDEPTTGLDPQARHLLWDRLFRLKAQGVTLIITTHYMDEAEQLCDRLVVMDGGRIVAEGSPSDLILRYSTREVLELRFPPGQEAPADRVADLADRVEVLPDRLLLYTAAGEAALEQVHQRGVRPLSSLVRRSTLEDVFLRLTGRTLVD; translated from the coding sequence ATGGTGCAGGCCAAGGCGCTGGTGAAGCGCTTCGGCGACTTCGAGGCGGTGCGCGGGATCGACGTGGAGGTCCGGCGCGGGGAGGCGTTCGGGTTCCTCGGGCCCAACGGCGCCGGCAAGTCGTCGACCATGCGGATGATCGCGTCGGTGTCGCCGCGTTCGGACGGTGACCTGACGGTGCTGGGCATGGACCCCGACATCGAGGGCCCGCGCATCCGCGCCCGGCTCGGTGTCGTGCCGCAGCAGGACAACCTCGACAACGAGCTGACCGTGCGGCAGAACCTGCAGGTCTACGGCCGCTACTTCGGGCTGTCGCGGGCGCACGTGCGGCGCAAGGCGGTCGAGCTGATGGAGTTCGCGCAGCTGTCCGACCGCGCCGGGGACGAGGTCGAGCCGCTGTCCGGTGGCATGAAACGGCGGCTGACCATCGCGCGCGCCCTGGTCAACGACCCGGAGCTGCTGCTGCTCGACGAGCCGACCACCGGGCTCGACCCGCAGGCGCGGCACCTGTTGTGGGACAGGCTGTTCCGGCTCAAGGCCCAGGGCGTCACGCTCATCATCACCACGCACTACATGGACGAGGCCGAGCAGCTGTGCGACCGGCTGGTGGTCATGGACGGCGGCCGGATCGTGGCCGAGGGGTCGCCGTCGGACCTGATCCTGCGCTATTCCACGCGGGAGGTGCTGGAGTTGCGGTTCCCGCCGGGGCAGGAGGCGCCCGCTGACCGGGTGGCCGACCTGGCCGACCGCGTCGAGGTGCTGCCGGACCGCCTGCTGCTCTACACCGCGGCCGGGGAGGCCGCACTGGAGCAGGTGCACCAGCGAGGCGTGCGGCCGTTGTCCTCGCTGGTGCGGCGCAGCACCCTGGAGGACGTGTTCCTCCGGCTGACCGGACGGACGCTGGTGGACTGA
- a CDS encoding S8 family peptidase, with amino-acid sequence MPALGRSLVAITCAALVVAPARAAAADPEPACSDSGRSVRHLVVFDPGTAEVAAREQAGAACGQLTGYYPQIGVGVVTSTDAGFGARMGPGRTYSAQNDRRTGTRSVRRALPATGPSEVSRADRSGEQWNLAAVGGPGEGSPDVVVGVLDSGIDPDHPDLADAVDRDESASCVGGVADPSERAWRATTSAHGTHVAGIIAAADDGRGTTGVAPGTRVASVKVIDDRGVVTPEAVVCGLMWAAEHRMAVTNSSYAINTWGPACSGSPHEAVREALERAVDYSATRGTLNVAAATNDALDLTPSPRSGCDALPAALRDVVTVSAVGPDGVKAGYSSYGLGVVDLTAPGGAGDTCVLSTTPGGYDTLCGTSMAAPHVAGAAAVLAAERPGSTARQLRRALEDRALPVPCPADYDLSGDGRQDAFCAGYTGYNGFYGHGLVRVG; translated from the coding sequence TTGCCCGCCTTGGGACGGTCACTGGTCGCGATCACGTGCGCCGCGCTGGTCGTGGCGCCGGCGCGGGCCGCGGCGGCGGACCCGGAGCCGGCGTGTTCGGACAGCGGACGGAGCGTGCGGCACCTGGTGGTCTTCGATCCCGGTACCGCCGAGGTCGCGGCGCGCGAGCAGGCCGGCGCGGCGTGCGGGCAGCTGACCGGGTATTACCCGCAGATCGGGGTGGGGGTGGTCACCTCCACCGATGCCGGGTTCGGCGCGCGGATGGGTCCGGGGCGCACGTACAGCGCGCAGAACGACCGTCGCACCGGCACGCGGTCGGTGCGACGGGCACTGCCGGCGACGGGGCCGTCGGAGGTGTCGAGGGCGGACCGCAGCGGCGAGCAGTGGAACCTGGCCGCGGTCGGCGGACCCGGCGAGGGCAGTCCGGACGTGGTGGTCGGCGTGCTGGACTCCGGCATCGACCCCGACCACCCGGACCTGGCGGATGCGGTGGACCGCGACGAGTCGGCGAGCTGCGTCGGCGGTGTCGCGGACCCCTCCGAGCGGGCGTGGCGGGCGACGACGTCGGCGCACGGCACGCACGTGGCCGGGATCATCGCGGCGGCCGACGACGGCAGAGGCACGACCGGGGTGGCGCCCGGCACGCGGGTCGCGTCGGTGAAGGTGATCGACGACCGCGGGGTCGTCACACCGGAGGCCGTCGTGTGCGGCCTGATGTGGGCGGCCGAGCACCGGATGGCGGTCACCAACTCGAGCTACGCGATCAACACGTGGGGGCCGGCCTGCTCGGGTTCACCGCACGAAGCGGTGCGCGAAGCTCTCGAGCGGGCCGTGGACTACTCGGCCACGCGGGGAACGCTGAACGTGGCGGCCGCGACGAACGACGCGCTGGACCTGACGCCGTCGCCGCGATCCGGCTGCGACGCGCTGCCGGCGGCGCTGCGGGACGTCGTCACGGTGTCGGCGGTCGGGCCGGACGGGGTCAAAGCCGGGTACAGCTCCTACGGGCTCGGAGTCGTGGACCTGACGGCGCCCGGCGGTGCCGGTGACACGTGCGTGCTGTCCACGACGCCGGGCGGGTACGACACGCTGTGCGGCACCTCGATGGCGGCGCCGCACGTGGCGGGCGCGGCGGCGGTGCTGGCAGCCGAGCGACCCGGCTCGACGGCGCGACAGCTGCGGCGGGCGCTGGAGGACCGAGCGCTGCCGGTGCCGTGCCCCGCGGACTACGACCTCAGCGGCGACGGGCGGCAGGACGCGTTCTGCGCCGGGTACACCGGGTACAACGGGTTCTACGGGCACGGACTGGTGCGCGTCGGTTGA